CGGGAAGAACCGTCCCATCACGCCGAAGACCGACCCCGTGAGTTCGTCGAGGGCGGTCTTGACGCGCTCCTCGACGGTCTGCTCGCGCCGGATTCGCGTGACCGCGTCCGCGGCGAACTCGTCGTACCACTCGCGCTGGCGGGCCGCAGCAGCGTCGGGTCTCCCGAGCACGAGCGCGCCGAGGGCACTGCCGGTGATGCGAGAGAGCAGGGGCGCGACGCGTGTCGCCGTCCCGAGGTTCCGGCCCACGGTTCGGACCAGCCCGGCCTCGTCGGGCCAGGGGTCGCGCTCGGAGACGAAGGCGTCGATGGCGACGGCCGCGGGTTCGTCGACGCTCGCCATGGCTGCCAGGTACCGCCCGCGGAGCCGCGGGTTCCGGACGAAGGGGGTCACGTCCTGGTAGAGTCGCCCGCCGGCGGTCGCGACCTCGCGTTCGCCCCCGAGGCCGAACCGGCGCATGGATTCCGTGAGGAGGTCGCGCCAGACGTCCACGACGAGGGGCGGCATCGCCGCCGACATCGCCTCCTTGTGGTTCCAGCTGTAGTAGACGTGCAGGGCGTCGTCTTCCGGTGCGGGTTCCGGGACCGGAAACAGGGTCGTGATGGGGCGCGCCTGGAGGAGCAGGAACCTGTCGTCGTCGCGGCACCACTCCACGTCCATCGGTGCCCCGAACAGGTCGTGGGCCTGGTTCCCGATGTCGACGAGCCCGCGGACCTCGGCGTCGGTGAGGACGCGCTGGCGGCGCTTCTTCGCCGAGACCTGCGTCGTCTCGGTCCCGCCGCCGGGCGTGGCGTGGACGGCCTCGCGCTTCTCGCCGACGGTGTACTCGAGGACCTCGCCGGTGCTCGCGTCGGCGTGGACGGTGTCCGCGGTGACGCGGCCGCCGACCTGTGACTCCCCGAGGCCGTAGCCCGCGTCGATGGTGACCCGGGTGCGGTTGCCCGACACCGGGTCAGCCGTGAACAGGATGCCCGACGCCTCGGGGTAGACCATGCGCTGGACGACGACGGCGCAGCCGACCGCCTCGTGCGGGATACCGTTTCGCTGGCGGTAGACGATGGCCCGGTCGGTGAACGCGCTGGCCATGCACTCGACGACCGTCCCGCAGACCGCGTTGGGCCCGACGACGTTCAGGATGGTGTCGTGCTGGCCGGCGAAGGAGGCGTGTGGCAGGTCCTCGGCGGTCGCGCTCGACCGGATGGCGTAGGCGTCGTCGATGCCCAGGATGCCGAGTTCGGCGGTTATCTCCTGCCTGATGGCGGCTGGCAGGCGTTGCGCCCGGATGGCCTCGCGGGTGCGCCGACCGGCCTCCTTGATGCCCTCGGTGTCGGCGGGGTCGAGGTCGGCCAGTGCGGCGATGCGGGCCTGCACCGTCGGGTCGGCGACCACCTCGCAGTAGACCGCGGTCGTGACGCAGAACCCCGCCGGGACCGGCAGGTCCACGGCCACGAGTCTCGCCAGGTTCGCGCCCTTGCCCCCGGTCCACTTCGGGTCGGTCGCGAGCGGTTCGGCTAACGGAACGACTGTCGGTACTCCCACTTGTGCTCCCCCCAGAGTGGGCAGTGTACGGGCCGAGGCGATATGACGGTTCCGCGATTCGATATATATAGGAGGGCGTGGGGCGCCGTGCGACCAGCGCTAGCGACGCGGTCCCGACACCCTTTTTGCTGTCACACGGCCATGCCATAGCAATGAGTACCGAGACGGACCCGACCGAGTCCGACGCGTTCGCGGCCGTCTGCGAGGACCTCGTCGAGCAGATCCTCGCGGGCGACCTCGAACGCGACGACGTGGAGTCGGCCAAGCTCGAGGCCTGTTCGCGACACTCCGCGCCGAAGGTCCCCAAGAACTCGGAGATTCTCGACCACGCGCCCCAGGAGCGCCGCGAGGAGCTGGAGTCCGTCCTCATGCGCAAGCCCGTCCGGACCGCCTCCGGCGTCTCTCCGGTGGCCATCATGACCTCGCCGCACATGTGCCCGCACGGGAAGTGCCTCTACTGCCCGGGCGGCCCGGCCAGCGAGTTCTCCAGTTCGCAGTCCTACACCGGCCACGAGCCCGCGGCGGCCCGCGGCGTCCAGAACGACTACGACCCGTACGGGCAGGTCACCCTGCGGCTCGAACAGCTCCGGGAGATCGGCCACCCCGTCGACAAGGTCGAACTCATCCTGATGGGCGGGACGATGACCGCCCGGAGCCACGACTACCAGGAGTGGTTCGTCAAGCGCGCGCTGGAGGCGATGAACGACTACGACGTGGACAAGCAGCCCGAACCCGCCGAGGGCGAGAGCTTCGCGCAAGCGCCCGACGAGTACGACTTCGAGTACCTGGAGGACGTCATCGCGGAGAACGAGACCGCCGACGTCCGCAACATCGGGACCACCTTCGAGACCAAGCCCGACTGGTGCGACCCCGAGCAGATAGACCGGATGCTCGACCTCGGCGGCACGAAGGTCGAGGTCGGCGTCCAGACAACCTACGAGCGCATCAACCGCGAGATGCACCGCGGCCACGGCGCCCAGGCCAGCATCGAGGCCAACCAGCGCCTCCGTGACTCGGCGTTCAAGGTCGGCTTCCACATGATGCCCGGCCAGCCCGGCATGTCCAGGGAGATGTGCCTGGAGGACTTCCGCCGGCTGTTCGAGGACGAGAAGTGGCGGCCAGATTATCTCAAAATCTACCCGACGCTGGTCGTCCGCGGCACCCTCGTCTACGACTCCTGGCACCAGGGCGAGTACGAACCCCTGGACAACGAGACGGCCGCCGAACTCGTCGCCGAGATCAAATCGATGATCCCGAAGTACACCCGGCTCCAGCGCGTCCAGCGCGACATCCCCGCGGACTTCATCGACGCCGGCGTCTGGAAGTCCAACCTCCGCCAGCTCGCCCGCAAGAAGATGGAGGACCACGGCTGGACCTGTGACTGCATCCGCTGTCGCGAGGTCGGCATGAACGACGAGGTGCCCGACGAGGTCGAACTCGACGTGATGACCTACGAGGCCGCCGGCGGCACCGAGCACTTCATCAGCTACGAGGACCCCGAGAAGGACCTCCTCGTCGGCTTCTGTCGCCTGCGCTTCCCTGGCGACCCCGTGCGACGGGAACTCCAGAACGCCGCGCTCGTCCGCGAACTCCACGTCTACGGCCCGATGGTCGAGGTCGGCCAGCAGAGCCACGACTGGCAGCACAAGGGCTACGGCCAGAAGCTACTCGCGAAGGCCGAGGAACTGGCGGCCGACGCCGGCTACGACAAGGTCAGCGTCATCTCCGGTATCGGTGCCCGGGAGTACTACCGGAACAAGCTCGGGTACCACCAGGATGGGCCGTACGTGAGCAAGCGGTTGTAGACGCGGGTGCGGACCGACTCGACCCGACTCTTCTTGTACCAGCAGGCGGCCACCATCGGCGTGTTCTGACCAGCCAGCACGCGAGGCCCAGCGGTTGCACGGGCCAGCCTCGCGTGTTTCCTCCCGCAGCGTCCGTCTGTTCGCCACGCGATTCACGGCCGCGATTCGTCGAAGAAGTCGGTCAACTCGTCCCAGAGCACGAGCACGACACCGAGGCCGAACGTGCCGAGACAGACCTGCAGGACGGCCGCGTTCGCGCCCTTGCCGACGATACCGAGGTAGATGGCGTAGCTGACGAGCGCGACCACGACGAGTGCCATCGTCGCCCCACCGACGAGCCGAGCCGGGAGGGGAATCATCGACGCGCCGTCGGGGGCGGAGGGCGGGCCTGCGGCCATGTTGTCGGGACGACTCGAACGAGCGACATAACCGTTCTGCCCGGCGGTCCTGAACGACAGGCCCTTACCCTCCCCACGTAAAAACCCGCGCATGGAACCCAAGCGAGAGTTGACGAGCGTCGACCTCGCCGCCCTCGTCTCCGAGCTGAACGCCTACCGGGGCGCGAAGCTCGACAAGGCGTATCTCTACGGCGACGACATGCTCCGCCTGAAGATGCGCGACTTCGAGCGCGGCCGGGTCGAGTTGCTCCTGGAGGTGGGCGACACGAAACGCGCCCACGTCGCCGCGCCGAGTCACGTCCCCGACGCGCCCGGGCGGCCGCCGAACTTCGCGATGATGTTGCGCAACCGCCTCTCCGGCGCTGACTTCGAGGGCGTCGAGCAGTTCGAGTTCGACCGCATCCTCGAGTTCTCGTTCTCCCGCGAGGACAAGGACACGAAGATCATCGTCGAGCTGTTCGGCCACGGGAACGTCGCGGTCTGCGACGAGAACTACGAGGTCGTCGACTGCCTCGACACCGTCCGCCTCAAGTCGCGAACCGTCGCGCCGGGTTCGCTGTACGAGTTCCCGGAGTCGCGACTGAACCCGCTGACGGTGGACTACGACGCCTTCGTCGCGAAGATGAACGAGTCCGACACCGACGTGGTCCGGACGCTCGCCACCCAGCTCAACTGGGGCGGGCTCTGGGGCGAAGAGCTCTGCCAGCGCGCCGGCGTCGAGAAGGCGATGGATATCGCCGAGGCGGGCGAGGCCGAGTACGAGGCGATATACGACGCGGTCCAGCGCCTCGCGCAGTCGCTCTCGTCGGCCGACCTCGACCCCCGCATCTACTACGAGGAACCCGAGGACGACGAGGGCAGCCGCCGCGTCCTCGACGTGACGCCGGTCCCGCTGGAGGAGCGCGAGACGCTCGCCAGCGACGTCTACGACACGTTCAACGGCGCCTGTGACGACTACTTCTACGAGCTCGAGGTCGAGGACGAGGAGGAGTCCGGCGGCAAAAGCGGGTCGAACCGGCCGGACTTCGCCGAGCAGATCGCCAAGCACGAGCGCATCATCGAGCAGCAGGAGGGCGCCATCGAGGGCTTCGAGCAGCAGGCCGAGGCCGAGCGCGAGAAGGCCGAACTGCTGTACAGCCACTACGGACTGGTCGACGAGGTCTGTTCGACCATCCGGGCCGCCCGCGAGGAGGAGGTCCCGTGGGACGACATCGCCGCGAAGTTCGACCAGGGGGCCGAGCAGGGCATCCCCGAGGCCGAGGCCGTCGTCTCGGTCGACGGAGCGGAACGGACCGTCACGCTCGACCTCGACGGGACCGACGTCACCGTGGACGTGTTCGAGGGCGTCGAGAAGAACGCGGACCGGCTCTACACCGAGGCCAAGCGCGTCGAGGAGAAGAAAGAGGGCGCGCTGGCGGCCATCGAGGACACCCGCGAGGAACTCGCGGACATCAAGGAGCGCCGCGACCAGTGGGACGCCCGCGAGGAGGAAGACGACGACGCGGGCGACGAGGAGGACGCCGAGACCGACTGGCTCGCTCTGCAGTCGGTGCCCATCCGGACCGACGAGAAGTGGTTCGAGCGCTTCCGCTGGTTCCACACCAGCGACGGTTTCCTCGTCATCGGCGGGCGGAACGCCGACCAGAACGAGGAACTGGTCAAGAAGTACCTCGACAAGGGCGACAAGGTGTTCCACACGCAGGCCCACGGCGCGCCCGTCACCGTCCTGAAGGCGACCGACCCGAGCGAGCCGTCACGGGACGTCGACTTCCCCGAGTCGAGCATCGAGGAGGCCGCCCAGTTCGCGGTGACGTACTCCTCGGTCTGGAAGGACGGCGTCTTCGCCGCCGACGTGTACGCGGTCGACGGCGACCAGGTGACCAAGACGCCCGAGAGCGGCGAGTACCTCGAGAAGGGGTCGTTCGCCATCCGGCGCGACCGAACCTACCACAACGACACCGCGGTCGGCTGTGCGGTCGGCATCCAGTGCGAGCCCCTGACCCGGGTCATCGGCGGGCCGCCCTCGGCCATCGAGGACCGGACCGAGGTCAGTGCGCGGGTCGAACCCGGCCGGTTCGCACAGGGCGACGTGGCAAAGCGCATCTACCGGGGGTTCCGCGAGGCGTTCACGGACACGTCGTTCGTCAGGAAGGTGGCCAGCCCGGACAAGATACAGCACTTCCTCCCGCCGGGCGGGAGCCGCATCCTCGAGGAGTAGGGGCGTCGCGAAAACAGGTCGCGTCGGTCGCGTCGCTCGGTCTCAGGCGATGCTGTCGGCGATGCCGGCGACGACCGGGACCCGGACCGTCTCGCCCTGGTACGTCTTGTAAAGCATGTAGAGCCAGAGCGCGAACGCCCCGAACCCTGCCACGAGGCCGACCAGCGAGAGCACCAGCGAGATGAGTCCGCCGAGGAGCCCACCGATGACGATACCGAGGACGATGTTCACCATCGCCAGTGCGAACGACGCCGCGAAGATGGCGATGGAGAGGACGATGGACTGGGCGGCGTGGAACCGCACGAACTGGTTCTCGGATTCGAGGACGAACACGATGGCGCCGGAGACGACGCCGAAGACGTAGGCGAGCGCGCCGGCGACGTTCTCGTCCACGCCGAGGCTCGTCTTCTCGCTGGTCGATGTCGCGGTCGGCTCGCTGGTCGAATCTGCAGTGCTGATGGGGTCTGCCGTGAGGTCGTCGGTTGCCATGTGGTCCTATCACAATGTCACACGATAAACCTATGCACCCGTTGTGGGTTTCTCGAACGGTCTAACGACCGGTTCGGGGCAGCGTCGAGAACCAGCAGGCACTTGCGACTCCGGGTGCGACCGCGAACCATGACCGGCCCGACCCGTCGCCGAGGTGACTGCTGAGTGCTCGTCGACGCGTTTCGTTACCCCTTCCGTGGCGACGACGCCCGGACCGTCTGGGCCGCACTCGCTGGCTTCGGCCTCGCGGCCGCCCTCCTCGCCCGGTTCGCGGTCGGCCTGTACCCGACCGTCGTCGCGCTGGTGCCGGCCCTGCTCGCCGTCGTTCCCGTCCTGCTCTGGGCCGGGTACTGCCACGCCGTGGTCGCCACGACCATCGCGGGCGACGCCGACCCGCCCAGCCTCGGCTCGATGCGGGAACTGGGGAGCGACGGTGCCCGGACCGCTGTCCTGACCGTCGCCAGCCTCTCGATTCCGACCGTCGTCCTGCTCGTGACGGTCCAGGGCGTCGGCTCGCTGTCCCCGAGCGAGGTCTCGGGGGGCGGCGGCGCCCTGTTCGTGCTCGGCGGCACCGTCACGGTCTGTCTCGCCCTCGCCATCGTCTACCTGTTTCCCGGCGCGCTGGCGGTCCTCGCGACCGATGGCTCCCTCGCCGAGGCACTCGACCCCCGCGGTCGCCTCCACGTCTACCGCCACAGCGCCTACTTCCTGACGTGGACCGTCGCGTTCGTCGTCGGTGGCATCGGCGCGACCCTCTTCGGCGTCGTGCTCGCCAACCGGGGCGCACTCGGCCTGTTCGCCCTCGTCGTCTCGGTGTACACCAGCCTGGTCGCCGCCCGGCTGACGGGCGCTGGCTACCGGCGCGTCGTCGGGTAGCCACGCTGCGGGAGAAAGGAAAGGATTGTACGACCGGCGGCCGGAATCGCCCACATGCAGATCAAGGAGCGGGTGCAGGTCGACGGGCGCTCGGAACGCATCACGCTCGTCCCCGAGACCATCGACGACCTGTGGCACCTCCAGTACGTCCTCGAACCCGGCGACCTCGTCGCCGGCGACACCACGCGCCGCATCCAGCGCGACGACGAGCAGTTGCGCGACACCGGCGGCGAGCGCGAGCACATGCACGTGACCATCGGTGTCGAGGAGGTGGAGTTCCACAAGTTCGCGAACCGCCTGCGGGTGTCGGGGACCATCGAACGCTGTTCCCGCGAGGACCAGCTCGGCCTCCACCA
This window of the Haloarchaeobius amylolyticus genome carries:
- a CDS encoding DUF4870 domain-containing protein translates to MATDDLTADPISTADSTSEPTATSTSEKTSLGVDENVAGALAYVFGVVSGAIVFVLESENQFVRFHAAQSIVLSIAIFAASFALAMVNIVLGIVIGGLLGGLISLVLSLVGLVAGFGAFALWLYMLYKTYQGETVRVPVVAGIADSIA
- a CDS encoding DUF4013 domain-containing protein, which produces MLVDAFRYPFRGDDARTVWAALAGFGLAAALLARFAVGLYPTVVALVPALLAVVPVLLWAGYCHAVVATTIAGDADPPSLGSMRELGSDGARTAVLTVASLSIPTVVLLVTVQGVGSLSPSEVSGGGGALFVLGGTVTVCLALAIVYLFPGALAVLATDGSLAEALDPRGRLHVYRHSAYFLTWTVAFVVGGIGATLFGVVLANRGALGLFALVVSVYTSLVAARLTGAGYRRVVG
- a CDS encoding tRNA uridine(34) 5-carboxymethylaminomethyl modification radical SAM/GNAT enzyme Elp3, which produces MSTETDPTESDAFAAVCEDLVEQILAGDLERDDVESAKLEACSRHSAPKVPKNSEILDHAPQERREELESVLMRKPVRTASGVSPVAIMTSPHMCPHGKCLYCPGGPASEFSSSQSYTGHEPAAARGVQNDYDPYGQVTLRLEQLREIGHPVDKVELILMGGTMTARSHDYQEWFVKRALEAMNDYDVDKQPEPAEGESFAQAPDEYDFEYLEDVIAENETADVRNIGTTFETKPDWCDPEQIDRMLDLGGTKVEVGVQTTYERINREMHRGHGAQASIEANQRLRDSAFKVGFHMMPGQPGMSREMCLEDFRRLFEDEKWRPDYLKIYPTLVVRGTLVYDSWHQGEYEPLDNETAAELVAEIKSMIPKYTRLQRVQRDIPADFIDAGVWKSNLRQLARKKMEDHGWTCDCIRCREVGMNDEVPDEVELDVMTYEAAGGTEHFISYEDPEKDLLVGFCRLRFPGDPVRRELQNAALVRELHVYGPMVEVGQQSHDWQHKGYGQKLLAKAEELAADAGYDKVSVISGIGAREYYRNKLGYHQDGPYVSKRL
- the rqcH gene encoding ribosome rescue protein RqcH, with protein sequence MEPKRELTSVDLAALVSELNAYRGAKLDKAYLYGDDMLRLKMRDFERGRVELLLEVGDTKRAHVAAPSHVPDAPGRPPNFAMMLRNRLSGADFEGVEQFEFDRILEFSFSREDKDTKIIVELFGHGNVAVCDENYEVVDCLDTVRLKSRTVAPGSLYEFPESRLNPLTVDYDAFVAKMNESDTDVVRTLATQLNWGGLWGEELCQRAGVEKAMDIAEAGEAEYEAIYDAVQRLAQSLSSADLDPRIYYEEPEDDEGSRRVLDVTPVPLEERETLASDVYDTFNGACDDYFYELEVEDEEESGGKSGSNRPDFAEQIAKHERIIEQQEGAIEGFEQQAEAEREKAELLYSHYGLVDEVCSTIRAAREEEVPWDDIAAKFDQGAEQGIPEAEAVVSVDGAERTVTLDLDGTDVTVDVFEGVEKNADRLYTEAKRVEEKKEGALAAIEDTREELADIKERRDQWDAREEEDDDAGDEEDAETDWLALQSVPIRTDEKWFERFRWFHTSDGFLVIGGRNADQNEELVKKYLDKGDKVFHTQAHGAPVTVLKATDPSEPSRDVDFPESSIEEAAQFAVTYSSVWKDGVFAADVYAVDGDQVTKTPESGEYLEKGSFAIRRDRTYHNDTAVGCAVGIQCEPLTRVIGGPPSAIEDRTEVSARVEPGRFAQGDVAKRIYRGFREAFTDTSFVRKVASPDKIQHFLPPGGSRILEE
- a CDS encoding PEP/pyruvate-binding domain-containing protein; protein product: MGVPTVVPLAEPLATDPKWTGGKGANLARLVAVDLPVPAGFCVTTAVYCEVVADPTVQARIAALADLDPADTEGIKEAGRRTREAIRAQRLPAAIRQEITAELGILGIDDAYAIRSSATAEDLPHASFAGQHDTILNVVGPNAVCGTVVECMASAFTDRAIVYRQRNGIPHEAVGCAVVVQRMVYPEASGILFTADPVSGNRTRVTIDAGYGLGESQVGGRVTADTVHADASTGEVLEYTVGEKREAVHATPGGGTETTQVSAKKRRQRVLTDAEVRGLVDIGNQAHDLFGAPMDVEWCRDDDRFLLLQARPITTLFPVPEPAPEDDALHVYYSWNHKEAMSAAMPPLVVDVWRDLLTESMRRFGLGGEREVATAGGRLYQDVTPFVRNPRLRGRYLAAMASVDEPAAVAIDAFVSERDPWPDEAGLVRTVGRNLGTATRVAPLLSRITGSALGALVLGRPDAAAARQREWYDEFAADAVTRIRREQTVEERVKTALDELTGSVFGVMGRFFPFYATFVAGAALRRLCPGHEADIDALGRGLAGDVVTDMTLALGDLADLARSLPAVARAIEAGQDRETVARTEGGAAFDAALQSFLDEYGFRGPTEIDLSRPRWREDPSQVLQTVRGALLGGETGLHRAHFADLVEEAEAAATRLEVAAAEQAGRGPRGQARAAAVRRLVAVYRGYLALREHPKYGIARLLAAVREQLVAAGETLEAADVLVDTGDVWYLHLDELQAALAGEPIAPDLRRRKALFAHHAAMHAPRVVTSEGEALGEPRIAEDDALEGTPVSRGVVEGFARVVRDPTTETLARGEILVTEFCDPGMTPLFLNAAGLVTEVGGRMTHGSLVAREYGIPAVVSVPAATARIQTGQRIRVDGTHGTVEVLDRIPTEEFPKLERVRPAFESETPESGSGPAASDTAASRTDGSASERRRED